A stretch of DNA from Paramisgurnus dabryanus chromosome 19, PD_genome_1.1, whole genome shotgun sequence:
cgaAGTAGcaccaaaaaaataataacaacaattgttgataacataataataaacatgttttgacaaaaatgtaaaaaaatggatttctctcgttttgcaacaaaactcattatatataaataaataaataaataaatatgggACTTTTGTTCTGGTTTGACTTGAATGACCCACCTACCTAAACTTTGTCTCCCTCTACTggttgtttatgaaatattttCTTACAAGTTGACAAGATGACACAACATGCAACAAATGCAGCGAGTCAGTGCTTTCATGAGTCAGTCCTCTTATATAGTATCTAGCTCACTACAACACTTACTGATGAATTTCAGCTGTGTGCGCTCGACACTACGATCAACCAACTTGATactcaaaataaaataacttgAATTGGGGGCACAAAAACATGATCGGGCTGTGACTgttatagaccattttgcaagcTGTAAACAACACTGCTctagaagcacttcctgttgtTTTTACGGTTTTtcttttagttcatatttattttacattttgattcaattcaaaattttctgtttgttcagcgattcttgggaatttggataaaacgggtttaaatgttgaaaaaaaaaacatttgttaaattgcaaaatctgaaggtatatcattatagaccaaggtcttggctgttcAGAAATTTACCggtgcaacctcccctgtttgtattttttccataaaataggtgtttttccagttattactcattcaacatttactttaagcctaaatGGAAAAAGTAAtgattatttaataaacatatttttgtattaagagagactattaatttaataactcaacagcactgaagaaacatttggtaagcatattcatttaaaacaaataaaactctgaCTCAATAAAACtcatctgacggtggtgacattggcctcattattccaaaatgtataccactcaagtcaatgacttcttgcttaaactttatgtaaatatttggtccaaaaaataacaatcctgagcactgtgatgaacaaatatcaaatcataatttcctaaaatacataaaacctgacagaaaagacagaaaacctgacggtggtgacaaaaacctaatatagataaaaaaaaaatagatgagttgttcacattagccatcttgtttcccCTCTGTTGCTAGCTACTTCAGACGTCTTCTTAAAAAtggtacatttatttcataatctagtatttttttacaaagatgacggtattgacatgttatggttgtcacagtagcagtgtccaaaaatatgaacaagtttaagagaaaatagcaaacatacaggagcttgagtgatcttgaagcatgcagtagagctgaaggtttgaaaatgggctcctcaggaatgcagttgaccctgtagttgtctgattttattgctttttataaatatctgacggtggtgacgaatatgtgggatacattttgagcaatcacaaaataatagtaaatattgttcaaaactcactgtttgtagtttttaatacatattacaatgtactcttTCAAGTGGgaaatatattattcaattcaattattacttttggttttttaatcaagttgaaatgattatctcttaaccgaggacagctgatttggtaggcaatgggccagcatataatcattgaattaataaaaaataaacctataaaagaaccttacatatgtgcaaaggaccccctgattataacattgattccttttcttcatgaaaatgttattaatttccaacagaattagcacttttcttagtaggacatgtttttgccaaaatttCAAGAATAAGTGGGTTGTATTTTGTTCTAATATTAATTAATACTACTAATTTGttcagtgttaaaaaactgaaccagtgttgtttacatcttgcacaAATGGTCTATAGGCGGGGTCtaaagctatttcatgcattcggACTTATTTACACTGTTtaagagttggattcctcatACTAAACACAGGCAAAGtgttaacattttttgtttttttcccaTGCCGaatgtacgaaccctggcgaagtgcacgTTTTTAGTTTTTTCCTAACATAAAAGATTCATACAtaacaatcttgctttatttcttttatgggcCATTTCGTGAAGGAAGTACAGAGGAAGCCTTATATGGGCATTACACCTGAAATAACCTACACATAAACCAAGAGCATAAAAAAAGTGTATTGTTGCTTGTGAGGTGAATTTAAGCAAGTTCAGCTTCCAAAAGAACCTAGCATTGTGGAAACAAttgatatagtttgtttatccggggtaCCTGTGCGTGTGTAACGCTGGGTTTCATTGAAATTGGGCGGACCCAATTGTGTCATGAGTTGCAGGAaataagtaaaactgcatcaaatatctgtgttttgttggcaagCGGTGcttaagtgcatataatgtaaatgatacgaacatgtagtgaatccagagatagtgggatacGGTACACGGTATGCCTCGAGGGGGCAGAGTTTATTCGAAAAGAATCGGTACAGTTAATCTGTCtattataaatctgataaaacttaaGACTCTTTGGATATATGAAGGATGCAATACTTATccataggtactcaagattgaCATAAGCAGAAATAGCGTATGTtatagtcatatttttgtcaccAATTTCACAAAGCTACTGCAATATTGTTTAAACTTTTCATAATGCCTGAATGGGCCAAAAGCATCCTCTGTCAGTACACGTGGGCATACCTTTGGATGGTGATGGGGACTAGGTAGAGGACTGGGGGAAGCTGGGGGAATTGCAGGGGGAGGCATGTGGAAGTATGGGGGTGGTCCATCTGCCATACACACCTGTCTGCCAGCTAAAGCGTGGATTGACAGATTGCCTGCTATCGACATTCTCGCCTGGTAGAGAAACAGTTTGATTAAAGTAACCttactaataaaacatttcaagtTTAATCCCAATTCTAGTTGTATTTAATAATTAAGCCAGTTTGGTACTTAACCATCATATCTTCTCACCTGGGTAGCTGGGGGCATGGTGAGTGCTGCCGTGATGTTGGCTTTGCCTGTGCCCATTTGATGCGCTGGTGGCAAGGGACCTGGAGCCAGAATCTGGAAAGGAAAGGGAGCTACAGGCGGAGCAACATAAGGTGTGGAGTCAGAGtcctaaagaaaaaaaaagtgaGATGTGAGAGGAAATGACAACCATATACAAATCCCTTAGCTGTCATTGAAGTCAAACCTGAAACACCACATCTAACATTGCCCAATTTGTTCAGAAAGGTTTTGATGACCTTCAATTCACTTTCCTTATTTATGGATACACCTTTAGTGGTCATACAGGTTATGACATGACGGTGAATAAATAATTGTGAAGGTCAACTAGTtaggtaaactattcctttaaagacaCAGGTGAGGTTATAAAGGGATGCTCACAATGTCACTGCCTGAGAGTGAAGATGCAGAAGAGGCGGAGGAGTGCTGCTGAGGACTGGAGAGGGACATGGGCGAGTCTGCGCTGTGAGGAGACACCGAGTCCCTCTGCTGCTGATCCTCCACACCTACACCCAGCATTGTCCCAGACTCCACCTGCTCCACTGAGTCCTTATGGGATGGACCTATGTGCAAAGGTTATAGAAAGGTCAGGCCATAAAAACGTAGTCATGTAAATGGTCCCACAATCTGTGTAAGCCTTACCCGGGCTTCTCTCCAAACGGGAGTTGTGTCTGCCAccccatttttttataatccACTCCCTGTAGTTGATGACTTCCTGTGTGACTTTTATTATGCGTCCCAAAGTGCTGAGGGGAGAAGATCGGTCACGTATCCATTATTAAAACAACCGGGTGAGCGCCGTATAAGAATTGGGGTGTATATGCATAAGTAAGTACCTGTCGCTGTCTTTGTTGGGGTAGGAACGCGCAAGAGGCGAGACTGCGTGGCCCAGTATTATATAAGCGTAGTCAAAGGCGTCTTTCACCTGCATTGCCCCGTATGAGCTCCTGCCAACATCATTACCTaagcaagcaaaaataacaacaacagtttGTAATTGAAAATGCATTTCTCATGATGTCAACATTTATTCTAGAAGTTCTCACGGCTCTTAAGGTTTAGGTACCTGGCAAGAGAGGATCCTCGATACAGAGCATGGAGGGCCTGTAACCATTGCTCATAGCCTTCACGATGTCGTCTTTAGCCATGTAAGCACCTCCGTCCTTTATCCTGATACCCGTCTTCAAGTAGTTAAAGTGTCTTCCATACAGCTCGAAGAATTCGATAAGCAGAATGCCAAGGTTCATCTTGGGATTTGTAGCATCAATTCTCGGGTGTAACTGTGGGTGTAAGCCAATAAACAGGGGGGAGGATAATACAAAGTCCCTTTGTTAGGCAAAGTCATTTATGAAATGAATGCAAACGGAGAAACATCTGAACGTATCATGCGAGAGAACTAGACTGCATATCCCGCTCAATATactttaatgaaaatgttttaaatgttacaagCAGACTGCACCTGCAAGAAGCTGATGACCATTAGGATGAGACTGTAGGAGCTGATTCCTCCTGTGAAGACTTCATTGAGGTCTCGCTGAAGGAGGAACTGTTTCAGCACGAAGATTAAATAAGGCAGCACGGTATACCTCTGTgtggccaaaaaaaaaaaagacattttaggCTTTTTAGAAATCAACTAACTGTTTACAGCacatattaaaggtgcagtgtgtaattttagaagcatctcttgacagaaatgcaaaataatatacaaaataatgaactttcataatgaaccgttatgcgTTTTACATGGACGTCgtcattttgtgccaccatttttctacagaagccttCAACGGACACATTTTTTAATAAGTTGTCACtgagatgacatgtttgtccaggggtggctaccgtagcttctctatgcgtttcaaaagcgaggggtgagcagtggactaagccattggttgcaattcgcaacctcaccactagatgccgctaaaatttacacactgcacctttaattcaGAAATACAGATCCAAATTCAGATTAAAAGTCCAGTGCGAGTTTTTTAGCGGCATCTTGAGGTGAGATTGTGAATCCAACTgcaatttcaaaacgcatagaGAATAGAGCCTTGCACGCCCGTTGGGGCCCGACAGGCTAAGCCCATTTGGGCCGGGCTCGggccattttttttacagactcGGGCTTATTTTAGCGTCTCtcctcattgtgtgtgtgtgtttgcgtgtgtagCAGAGACAGCGCGCATCTGAGAGCGCGCAtccgagagagagagcacgCATCAAAGAGCGTGCGCATTAGAGAGAGCTTAAAAGTGATTGATATTGGTCTCGGGTCGGGTCCGGGCTGAAAAAATTACAGGAAATGTCGGGCTGGGGTCGGGTAGGGCTTGAACACTACGGGCCAGGGCCTGGTTAGGGTTGGAGTTTTTGGCTCtaatagagaagctacagtggctgccacaagacaaacatgtcatcgtcttaAACAATGTAGTGAGGAAatgctctgtagagcagtttgtccgtttagggctactgtagaaacatgactgTGACGTCTATGTAAgaggacccgcggtgtatggagataaaaaaaaattcattctaaggtaataaaaacaatacagttcattatgtaatgTATTCATTAGGGCTGCAACTAGcaataattgtaataattgaTTAATCAGGCGATTATTTTCCGATTAATCGACTAATCGGAttaaatatttgtgtttttcttttaaaagcGGAAAAGCCACACACTAGTGCAGAGTTTTACTTATATAATCTTTTTGATTTTGATATTGCaagccttaaataaaaaaaaaattgtgcagcttttaaatagtaaaacatctttaaatgtcaaaaaaataaaaaataaaacgaaTTCAGGGATTTGCTGGTAAGGAATTTTCCCCAGATTAATAAACTCATTTTAATCTTCAACTTTAAACCTAGATGAAAATTAACATTATTTGttaataacaaaataaataacccaTATGATATGAAAGTAATATACATGTTACAGTAAAACAAACCTGGATTTCCCTCTTAGTATGTGGTTCATACTATTTTATAAATCCcaacaacaattaaacaaatacaaactcacTTATATTAAAGGACGAAATTAAACCTTTGTTAACCAGTGTTCGTTTGGGCTTTTGCTTCCGTCGTTGTCCTGTCATGGTTGCCAGATCCGCATAACACAACCAGCCCAATGACCATTCAAAATTagtccaaaagcatcccaatgacgaATCACAGCCCAAATACAAACAACGAATGAACCAAATATATCACTCTCTCTAACTTGCagaaacagtttaaaagtagCCCAATTCAGAACTCTGCCGATAggacgaggacctggcaacgcTGTTTTGCTTTTAACCAAGCTGGTCGTGCGGTGAGAAGAAGAACCTGATTAACGTGGAGCGTGTGTTGTATGAAGAAAAAGTGCCTGACTGAGTTTGAAGCGGATGTGGGTCGGCGCTGTCCGACGTTGCTGCGGGAGCATGTGATGTCACAAACCAATTAATTggttgttgcagccctagtctttatacatcactgatctatatagttatgtatatagatggtttcatcggatgcaTGTGTGGTGATGCGATTACGCATCTGGTcggaacttaacttccggtttctgtttgtttaacggtctgactagttgctaaactaaaCTCTTGATCACTTACCTTGTCGAAcgtaacaaatgttttggtttcctaggtaatctatgtgttgtttattttgcttgttatattaataaactaccttaaaaggactttgttgttatttattcttagcggagtttaccggaagttccgTGTTTTCCACgtaagccgcttgtttatgttgttattgctgAAACGATCTATATTATACTGCATTTCTGTCaggagatccttctaaaagccCCACATTACACATTAAGTGGTCTGCAGAGACAGCAGCATCTTAAATGCAATTCTGTGACCAAGACAATCCATGTAGTCTCGAAGCAACAAACCGAAGCAGTCAATGCGCCATCTATTTATTACAGACAATGTTTGCATAGACAATCTGCGCACTTCTGAGATAATATTGTGTAAATATGTATGTTTTTGTGCAGGAAAACCTGAATTCAGCATTCGTGTCTAAAGCATTTGGATGCTCACTTCGGATGTGCGCACACACAAAACTTCTCAAAAAGCACTTGAGTAGCACatcaacaattttttttgcatcttctttgcttaaatatttaaaccagCAAGCCTTAAAACACGTGCAATACGTCACGCTTTTGTGACGAGGTAGCCCTGGTGACAGTTCTGTCAACTGGCCCGAGCATCGTTCACGCTGGCCCAGGGCCATCCTTATTGTCAAGCCCTGCATTCAGACATTTAACAAAAAGTAAAGTGTGTTGTGATAACTGGATGGGCCAATAAACCTTACATTCCTCTGAGCAAGGATAAGATCTCTGTCATTCATATATGAGGAAAAGACTGGAACATTCTCATCCGAATACAACCCTTGGCAATCTGTCCTTGTAGACGCACAGATGTGAACTATAAAGGTGATCTGCTGTCAAAAGGGATTACAGCAGGTATGCAGGGGGAAATGAGTTTGGCAGTAGAGCGTCCAACCAGCCGGTCACCCCCTTATTCAAACAGCTGGGTTAAAAACTTGCTGACAGATGTTAAACCTCCTCCTACTCTTGTCAAACAAACATAAACCCTATAGGCCTGGTAGGAAAGTCAGCCAATGTGGAGCAAATTGGGAATACAAAGAACATGTAAACACAAGCATGATCCCAAATTTCCTGGCAAGTAAATAGAGACAATTTACCAGCTATAAAACTATACTTGGCACTTCTACCAAAAAACATACCCtgctgaattagatgaagtatgTAGTATAAATATGGATAGTATGAttgaattcggacatactacatcaccatgttgatacatcatgTGACATACGTTGTCTTAAGTTAGTCGTTAACTAAAATGGCGTTAAACAAGCGCAATTTAACTAGCACTTtaatatgtatttgcatttgaatagagccATGTTGCCCATTtcagacatttttttaataaaacaaaacctcCCCTTGTTCTTCGTTGGTTAACTCTTATTCCGGGGGCTTATTGGATACAGTAAGGTACATCGGATGAACACTTCAGGATCttgccggaagtagtaggtcatctggGTACTTTTTGCCTACTGTTTTACAATACTTTGGCTGCATCAGAAACCGCTGACTTTCATATTATATAGTAGGGTTGTGTTGATTAATCACGTGTCGCATTAAAAATACCAGTcagaaatcgattctgaatctatgcgtttcatgcacagcttgtgcgtgtactatggcgttttggtcagtaggaagacgtttataacgtgcatttgaaaaagcaaatctcattaaaggattagtatattttctttaaaaaaaaattataataatttactcaccaccatgtgatccaaaatgttgatgtctttctttgttgagtcaagaagaaattatgttttttgaggaaaacattccaggagttttctcattttaatggacactaacacattacagttttaatgcagtttaaaattgcagatttcaaaggactctaaacgatcccaaatgaggcataagggtcttatctagagaacaattgtcatttttgacaagaagaatacgcacttttaaaccacaacttcttgtctatctccagtcctgtgacgcgccagtgtgacctcacgtaaatgcgtagtgacgtagggaggtcacgtgttacatatatgaaacgcacatttgcggaccattttaaacaataaactgacacaaagacattaagttgacatacaacaacgtctgaacgGTTCTCTTTCGccacactggggcgtagtttcgcattcgtcatccatgacctcttgacgtgatgatgtaTTACGTGAGGACGCGCTGGCGTgccacaggaccggagatagacgagaagttgtggtttaaaagtacatatatttatttttcttgtcaaaaatgacaagaaaagctagataagacccttatgcctcgtttgggattgtttaaaTTCCTTTGAAACTTTGtagaaactgcaattttaaactgcattaaaactgttacgtgttggggtccaataaaatccattaaaatgagaaaaatcctggaatgttttcctcaaaaaacataattcttctcgactgaacaaagaaagaaatcaacattttggatgaaatgGTGGTGAGTCAATTATTTGGATATttctttttaagaaaattgactaatcctttgaacaaaataattcaaaatattatttattaacctgaaacaatttgaagaacagagATATAAAtattctgtacacacacacacacacaaaaatagtgTTTGTAATGGTACTTcgtctgtggcacaaatggagtttctgcaccagagcgccctctggcttttggatgtgccgggattttaccataattcattaaaattcattaattgagaaaacgcgcatttgcatgattaatcgtcacagccctactaTATAGAAGGTAAAAAGCAGTAGGTGCGGAGAGTAGTATTTATAGTTTTTGAAAAACAGAAAGCAGTAACGCGactattcaaatgcaaatgtattaaacagctgtccctTGTATTTAAATTGCGTTGTTTAACATCATTCCATTTATTAACTAACTTCTTGTTAAGACGACGTATGTCACATGATGCATTAACATGGCAGATGTATTAAGTACAAATTCATGTATACCATCCATATTcatacatactatatagtacctaATGTTTTTACCATTAatgagtaggtacttcatctaattcagtacctactgtaaCAGTTTCACAAAAGTCTAAACTTTTCGTTGTCCCCATGGCAATCTTAAGTTGTAGGAGCACACAAGCCATCAAACTTTTAAGTTAACCATATGCATCTTGTGAGGTTGTGTCAACAAAGGATAAGTTATGGATAAATCTTGtattgcaaattattttgaaattcCTTCCACTGGCCAGCAACTCagtaaagttttatttatttgcaagAGCCAAGTTTTACTTGCAATTGGCTCTTGATGAGCATTCAGTTTTGACATTAACAAGTTTGAATACTTTATCGTCAGCTTACAAACAACATCCAGTTGTTCTCACTTTTGAGACCAAACACAGACATTCCAAAACGTCTTTTACCTTCACATATTCTTTGATGAAGCTAGCAGCTTTGATGCCCGTCTCCACATTGAAACTGATGTCCACCTTTACTTCTGTCTCCTGATCGGTCAGTTTGATGATCGGCAcctttcaaataaaataaaaaaatcgcatTAGAAATTTCCTTTGAAGTGAGAGGAGAAAGTGACTTAAGATGAACATTAAGTACAAGGAAGAGTACTTACAGTAGCTTTGTCGAGTACTTTGATGGAGTAGGGTTCTGCCACGCTGTGTTTTCTGAGGGCCTGCTCCAATTGCTGCAACGGGGGTCTCTCCCATTTCCCGAACACCACCAGGTCAATGTCACTACAGTACGAAGAATAAACCAGAGGGTTTGAAATGTTTTCGTATCATAGATGTAATAtctgaagtatttttttaagtattaacaTCAGACTATTGCTATGTGTTTTGCTATATGCATCCGGAAGTAGCAAATACAGCTGCAAATCGATAAATCatgactaatcgtttgcagaataaaagtttttgtttagatcatgtgtgtgtgtgtatactgtgtataataattatgtgtatataaacacacacacacacacgcacgcacaagcacatatatatatgtataaatgatatacaaatacaaaaatgtatatacaaatTATTTGTTGTGATTAATTGTTTTGCAGCCCTAGTTGCGATACATCTCGCTGTCCTACTAGCTAAAAGGGAAACCACATTCATTCTGTGTTTAGCAGACATGAATActaacaatattaacaaaccGGATAAAGTTTAAAGCTTTTCAGGAACACAAATTAAATCtaattattaataatgattTCTTTTGTAATAGGCTTTAAGAATTTACAATAAAAACCAGCTTAAGCATAGCTTGCTAGTTATATATCGATAATAAACCATGCATGTACAGATGTCACCTTTTTAAAAAGCATCATCTTTGTGGGAATACATAATTATGAATGTACAACAGATCTTCCCATCATAAACTATCCCAGGAGTATTAATCGCGGAGTATAGTCGGTCGAATGCACAGCTTTGCAAAGCATACACAGACGTTCGAAACATGTGTATTGCAACAAAATGCAATTCATCTCCTGGGCTAGATACTACGCTATCGTGCATGTGCATGCGCAGCATATATGTACAGTGTATGCGGggttttacagtacagtacgcGCACACTTGTGATAAAAATTGCGTCACGGCCACTGTACGCAGACCATATTTTGGCCTTTACAATATCAATATATGACCACTCAA
This window harbors:
- the tent4a gene encoding terminal nucleotidyltransferase 4A isoform X1: MDPRVAWIQPEQKGPANALWMRVWETSQVNRINTGQHHNHHHHQQHNFYFNSPAFDAYKNVASGVCSPASAPSSNSHHQSNANNTSNIKHNGTAILGFATLPGSHQNSAVHALNGNAGKVGTGNGEMSQKTASDSSSANLVSSCSKIRTTSPNTIAGNMNKGGTHPLFNCSESVMNNVNHHHPHLRNFHQEQQQHQGFQQNCVKRHPSHPTAGHHHHHHHPGRRKSDNKASTYGINYLLSNWTNGNYVSSGTPWKTRKYNPGVDGLHEEIMDFYNFMSPRPEEATMRQEVVDRIESVIKELWPTADVQIFGSFSTGLYLPTSDIDLVVFGKWERPPLQQLEQALRKHSVAEPYSIKVLDKATVPIIKLTDQETEVKVDISFNVETGIKAASFIKEYVKRYTVLPYLIFVLKQFLLQRDLNEVFTGGISSYSLILMVISFLQLHPRIDATNPKMNLGILLIEFFELYGRHFNYLKTGIRIKDGGAYMAKDDIVKAMSNGYRPSMLCIEDPLLPGNDVGRSSYGAMQVKDAFDYAYIILGHAVSPLARSYPNKDSDSTLGRIIKVTQEVINYREWIIKKWGGRHNSRLERSPGPSHKDSVEQVESGTMLGVGVEDQQQRDSVSPHSADSPMSLSSPQQHSSASSASSLSGSDIDSDSTPYVAPPVAPFPFQILAPGPLPPAHQMGTGKANITAALTMPPATQARMSIAGNLSIHALAGRQVCMADGPPPYFHMPPPAIPPASPSPLPSPHHHPKTGPKYPLKGFHNPAVAHSPVISTRGHSQYNRNTWRRRKRDSLPASVSR
- the tent4a gene encoding terminal nucleotidyltransferase 4A isoform X2, with product MDPRVAWIQPEQKGPANALWMRVWETSQVNRINTGQHHNHHHHQQHNFYFNSPAFDAYKNVASGVCSPASAPSSNSHHQSNANNTSNIKHNGTAILGFATLPGSHQNSAVHALNGNAGKVGTGNGEMSQKTASDSSSANLVSSCSKIRTTSPNTIAGNMNKGGTHPLFNCSESVMNNVNHHHPHLRNFHQEQQQHQGFQQNCVKRHPSHPTAGHHHHHHHPGRRKSDNKASTYGINYLLSNWTNGNYVSSGTPWKTRKYNPGVDGLHEEIMDFYNFMSPRPEEATMRQEVVDRIESVIKELWPTADVQIFGSFSTGLYLPTSDIDLVVFGKWERPPLQQLEQALRKHSVAEPYSIKVLDKATVPIIKLTDQETEVKVDISFNVETGIKAASFIKEYVKRYTVLPYLIFVLKQFLLQRDLNEVFTGGISSYSLILMVISFLQLHPRIDATNPKMNLGILLIEFFELYGRHFNYLKTGIRIKDGGAYMAKDDIVKAMSNGYRPSMLCIEDPLLPGNDVGRSSYGAMQVKDAFDYAYIILGHAVSPLARSYPNKDSDSTLGRIIKVTQEVINYREWIIKKWGGRHNSRLERSPGPSHKDSVEQVESGTMLGVGVEDQQQRDSVSPHSADSPMSLSSPQQHSSASSASSLSGSDIDSDSTPYVAPPVAPFPFQILAPGPLPPAHQMGTGKANITAALTMPPATQARMSIAGNLSIHALAGRQTGPKYPLKGFHNPAVAHSPVISTRGHSQYNRNTWRRRKRDSLPASVSR